A DNA window from Actinomadura luzonensis contains the following coding sequences:
- a CDS encoding LacI family DNA-binding transcriptional regulator, whose translation MSSIKEVARLAGVSVGTVSNVLNRPDMVAPDTRERVQAAIAQLGYVRNGSARQLRAGRSRTLAVVALDLANPFFIDVLSGVETAAQRDKLTVMVFNSSKDAEREERLLEELEEQRPLGVLITPVNDRGQRERLDRLVSRGIPVVVFDNSSRVSHGCAVAVDDVLGGRLAGRHLLERGHRHIAYAGGPFSVRQVEDRRDGLAGELGERARLTVIRLPDLNVATGRTAGREIAELSPAARPTAVFCGNDLVALGVLQELTQRGLRVPDDVAILGYDDIDFAAAAAVPLSSIRQPREQIGHSATLMLLEEADQTSGHQHRHVIFQPELVERTSTAARAAAPPAG comes from the coding sequence ATGTCGAGCATCAAAGAGGTCGCCCGCCTCGCCGGGGTCTCCGTCGGCACCGTGAGCAACGTGCTCAACCGTCCCGACATGGTGGCTCCCGACACCCGGGAGCGCGTGCAGGCCGCGATCGCTCAGCTCGGCTACGTCCGCAACGGCTCGGCCCGGCAGTTGCGGGCGGGCCGCAGCCGCACGCTCGCCGTCGTGGCGCTCGACCTGGCCAACCCGTTCTTCATCGACGTGCTCAGCGGCGTCGAGACGGCCGCGCAGCGCGACAAGCTGACCGTGATGGTGTTCAACAGCAGCAAGGACGCCGAGCGGGAGGAGCGGCTGCTGGAGGAGCTGGAGGAGCAGCGGCCGCTCGGCGTGCTCATCACGCCGGTCAACGACCGGGGGCAGCGGGAGCGGCTGGACCGGCTGGTGTCGCGCGGCATCCCGGTCGTGGTGTTCGACAACTCCTCGCGGGTCAGCCACGGCTGCGCGGTCGCGGTGGACGACGTGCTCGGCGGCCGGCTGGCCGGGCGGCACCTGCTGGAGCGGGGGCACCGGCACATCGCGTACGCGGGCGGCCCGTTCAGCGTGCGGCAGGTGGAGGACCGGCGCGACGGGCTGGCGGGCGAGCTGGGCGAGCGGGCCCGGCTGACCGTCATCCGGCTGCCCGACCTCAACGTCGCCACCGGCCGCACCGCGGGCCGCGAGATCGCCGAGCTGTCGCCGGCGGCCCGGCCGACGGCGGTGTTCTGCGGCAACGACCTGGTGGCGCTGGGGGTGCTGCAGGAGCTGACGCAGCGCGGGCTGCGGGTGCCCGACGACGTGGCGATCCTCGGCTACGACGACATCGACTTCGCCGCCGCGGCCGCCGTGCCGCTGTCGTCGATCCGGCAGCCGCGCGAGCAGATCGGGCACAGCGCGACGCTGATGCTGCTGGAGGAGGCCGACCAGACCTCGGGGCACCAGCACCGGCACGTGATCTTCCAGCCGGAGCTGGTCGAGCGCACCTCCACGGCGGCCCGCGCCGCGGCCCCGCCGGCGGGGTGA
- a CDS encoding carboxylesterase/lipase family protein: MRRAPAIALATAALALLPLPALPAAASAVPAASAVPDASAVSYTSTAPYTSTAPYASTASYTATASYTATASYTATGSYTATGSGAGRPVVRVEGGVVRGVRDGGVDRFLALPYAAPPVGGLRWRAPQPAASWPGVRDAAAWGARCPAAASSNGPRSETEDCLYLNVFSPAPTSPGRRLPVLFWIHGGGLLNGSADQHDGSLIARRANVVVVSVNYRLGVFGFLAHPALAAEAGGSGNYGLLDQQAALRWVRRDIAAFGGDPGRVTIDGESAGAFSVCAHLTAPGSAGRYERAALQSGSCPARPYADGEQAGLSIAATLGCPDAAAAAACLRALSPARLVDGPQYASFLYGTPALPENPDTAVRAGRFQRVPLLIGYNRDEGRTFTQGNLDWTGEQYEQWVRAGFGDRAADVLARYPWPARPDRFTGAYLTGAIATDAGLLAGIGGCPALRLAGELTAYTRVHAYRFDHRTGPGLSPEPAGYVWGAGHAAELAYLWPSFDNGTPIAPLFDAAERRLSRDMVGYWGSFTRAGAPRAAGSSPWPPLNGTSLVLSLRAGGRSVPVPMSVMSAEHHCDLWAGR; the protein is encoded by the coding sequence ATGAGGCGGGCACCCGCGATCGCGCTCGCGACGGCCGCCCTGGCGCTCCTGCCGCTCCCCGCGTTACCGGCCGCCGCGAGCGCCGTCCCAGCCGCGAGCGCCGTCCCAGACGCGAGCGCCGTCTCCTACACGAGCACCGCCCCCTACACGAGCACCGCCCCCTACGCGAGCACCGCCTCCTACACGGCCACCGCCTCCTACACGGCCACCGCCTCCTACACGGCCACCGGCTCCTACACGGCCACCGGCTCGGGTGCGGGACGGCCGGTGGTGCGGGTGGAGGGCGGGGTGGTGCGGGGGGTGCGGGACGGCGGTGTGGACCGTTTCCTCGCCCTGCCGTACGCCGCCCCGCCCGTCGGCGGGCTGCGCTGGCGCGCGCCGCAGCCGGCCGCGTCCTGGCCGGGCGTGCGCGACGCCGCCGCGTGGGGCGCCCGCTGCCCCGCCGCCGCCAGCAGCAACGGCCCCCGCTCCGAGACCGAGGACTGCCTCTACCTCAACGTGTTCAGCCCCGCGCCGACGAGCCCCGGGCGGCGGCTGCCGGTGCTCTTCTGGATCCACGGCGGCGGCCTGCTGAACGGCTCGGCCGACCAGCATGACGGCAGCCTGATCGCCCGGCGGGCGAACGTCGTCGTGGTGAGCGTCAACTACCGGCTCGGCGTCTTCGGCTTCCTCGCCCACCCGGCCCTGGCCGCCGAGGCGGGTGGGTCGGGGAACTACGGCCTGCTCGACCAGCAGGCCGCGCTGCGCTGGGTGCGCCGCGACATCGCGGCGTTCGGCGGCGACCCCGGCCGCGTGACGATCGACGGCGAGTCGGCGGGCGCCTTCTCCGTGTGCGCCCACCTCACCGCGCCGGGCTCGGCCGGCCGGTACGAGCGGGCCGCCCTGCAGAGCGGTTCCTGCCCGGCCCGCCCCTACGCCGACGGCGAGCAGGCGGGCCTGTCGATCGCGGCCACGCTGGGCTGCCCGGACGCGGCGGCCGCCGCCGCGTGCCTGCGCGCGCTGAGCCCGGCCCGGCTGGTGGACGGCCCGCAGTACGCCTCCTTCCTGTACGGCACCCCGGCGCTGCCGGAGAACCCCGACACGGCGGTCCGGGCGGGCCGGTTCCAGCGGGTGCCGCTGCTGATCGGCTACAACCGGGACGAGGGCCGCACCTTCACGCAGGGCAACCTGGACTGGACCGGGGAGCAGTACGAGCAGTGGGTCCGGGCCGGGTTCGGCGACCGGGCGGCCGACGTCCTGGCCCGCTATCCGTGGCCGGCCCGGCCGGACCGGTTCACCGGCGCGTACCTGACGGGCGCGATCGCCACCGACGCCGGGCTGCTGGCCGGCATCGGCGGCTGCCCGGCGCTGCGCCTGGCCGGGGAGCTGACCGCCTACACGCGGGTGCACGCCTACCGCTTCGACCACCGCACCGGGCCGGGCCTGTCGCCGGAGCCCGCCGGGTACGTGTGGGGGGCGGGGCACGCGGCGGAGCTGGCGTACCTGTGGCCGAGCTTCGACAACGGCACCCCGATCGCGCCGCTGTTCGACGCGGCCGAGCGGCGGCTGTCCCGGGACATGGTGGGCTACTGGGGCTCCTTCACCCGCGCCGGCGCGCCGCGCGCGGCGGGCTCCTCCCCCTGGCCGCCGCTGAACGGGACGTCCCTGGTGCTGTCCCTGCGCGCGGGCGGCCGCTCGGTCCCGGTCCCGATGTCCGTCATGTCCGCCGAGCACCACTGTGACCTCTGGGCCGGCCGCTGA
- a CDS encoding beta-glucosidase family protein — protein MAVALNPALTRRDAARLLAGAAAVALVAPAAPGRAPGRRPGVDALLRQLTLEEKVSLLHGATDPASKGQAGYVPGVPRLGIPELRLSDGPAGVRVTARATAMPAPVALAATFAPDLARRFGAAVGREGRALGMDVLLSPMTNIVRVPQAGRNFETLGEDPVLAAAMVSAEVRGIQGEGLIATVKHYAANNFENGRQNVDARVDERTLREIYLPAFEAAMAAGAGAVMAAYNRVNGLYCSENPRLLTEILRGDWRFPGWVMSDWGGTHSDVPAITAGLDMEMPSGTHFSALVAAVASGRLAESVVDRAVRRVLLQLDRFGLLGAGRPRPAFDPAAGAATAREVALAGAVLLRNERDLLPLGRADAADLAVIGPTAASPLVGGGGSAHVIPAAAESPLAALRRHGAQVRFATGVDLQGVPVPASALSLQRTQQGGDPESVAQVDHTGDAALPADSSWTWTGTITAPASGDYDLRVQGAGGAPSFGGSITLTVDGVRIGSAGALFGGNSSLIATTDGLANAGAAVRLEGGRATAIRVTAAGTAGTPLQVRLAWITPERRQEALEEAAALARGARAAVVFAFNEGTEGADRASLALPKAQDPVVEAVAAANPRTAVVLNTGDPVLMPWLARVPAVLQLWYPGQEGADATAKLLLGAAVPGGKLPVTFPARAEDAPTAPQERYPGVNGTALYSEGVFVGYRHYDAHGIEPLFPFGHGLSYTRFGYSGLSVRPAGDGLSVSFTLANTGRREGVEVAQVYLTPPAGPPVPMPPRQLAAFARVRLAPGERRRVTVTVPGRALRYWGDGRWVRAAGRRAVEVGASSRDLRLRQEVTVR, from the coding sequence ATGGCTGTAGCGCTCAACCCCGCGCTGACGCGCCGCGACGCGGCCCGCCTGCTGGCCGGAGCCGCCGCCGTCGCCCTCGTCGCACCGGCCGCGCCCGGCCGCGCCCCCGGGCGGCGGCCCGGCGTGGACGCCCTGCTGCGGCAGCTCACGCTGGAGGAGAAGGTGTCGCTGCTGCACGGCGCCACCGACCCCGCCTCCAAGGGCCAGGCCGGGTACGTGCCCGGCGTGCCCCGCCTCGGCATCCCCGAGCTTCGCCTGTCCGACGGCCCGGCCGGGGTGCGGGTCACCGCGCGCGCCACGGCGATGCCCGCGCCGGTCGCGCTCGCCGCGACGTTCGCCCCGGACCTCGCCCGCCGGTTCGGCGCGGCCGTCGGGCGGGAGGGCCGGGCCCTCGGCATGGACGTCCTGCTGTCGCCGATGACGAACATCGTGCGCGTCCCCCAGGCGGGCCGCAACTTCGAGACCCTCGGCGAGGACCCGGTGCTGGCGGCCGCGATGGTGTCCGCCGAGGTGCGCGGCATCCAGGGCGAGGGGCTGATCGCCACCGTCAAGCACTACGCGGCCAACAACTTCGAGAACGGCCGCCAGAACGTGGACGCGCGCGTGGACGAGCGCACGCTGCGCGAGATCTACCTGCCGGCGTTCGAGGCGGCCATGGCGGCCGGCGCCGGCGCGGTCATGGCCGCCTACAACCGCGTCAACGGCCTGTACTGCTCGGAGAACCCGCGCCTGCTCACCGAGATCCTGCGCGGCGACTGGCGTTTCCCCGGCTGGGTGATGTCCGACTGGGGCGGCACGCACAGCGACGTGCCCGCGATCACCGCCGGGCTCGACATGGAGATGCCCTCCGGCACGCACTTCTCGGCCCTGGTCGCCGCCGTCGCCTCGGGGCGGCTCGCCGAGTCCGTCGTGGACCGGGCGGTGCGCCGCGTCCTGCTGCAGCTCGACCGGTTCGGGCTGCTCGGCGCGGGCCGGCCGCGACCGGCGTTCGACCCGGCGGCGGGGGCGGCGACGGCGCGGGAGGTCGCGCTGGCCGGCGCGGTGCTGTTGCGCAACGAGCGCGACCTGCTGCCGCTCGGCCGGGCCGACGCGGCGGACCTGGCCGTCATCGGCCCCACCGCGGCGAGCCCGCTGGTCGGCGGGGGCGGCAGCGCCCACGTGATCCCGGCGGCGGCGGAGAGCCCGCTCGCCGCGCTGCGCCGCCACGGCGCGCAGGTGCGCTTCGCCACCGGCGTCGACCTCCAAGGCGTGCCCGTCCCGGCGAGCGCCCTGTCGCTGCAGCGCACCCAGCAGGGCGGCGACCCGGAGAGCGTCGCCCAGGTGGACCACACCGGCGACGCCGCGCTGCCCGCCGACTCGTCCTGGACCTGGACCGGCACGATCACCGCTCCCGCGAGCGGCGACTACGACCTGCGCGTCCAGGGCGCGGGCGGCGCGCCGTCGTTCGGCGGCTCGATCACGCTCACCGTGGACGGCGTCAGGATCGGCTCGGCCGGGGCGCTGTTCGGCGGCAACAGCAGCCTCATCGCGACCACGGACGGGCTCGCCAACGCCGGCGCGGCCGTCCGGCTGGAGGGCGGGCGCGCCACGGCGATCCGCGTCACCGCCGCCGGCACGGCGGGGACGCCGCTGCAGGTCCGGCTGGCCTGGATCACGCCCGAGCGGCGGCAGGAGGCCCTGGAGGAGGCGGCGGCGCTGGCGCGCGGGGCGCGGGCGGCGGTCGTGTTCGCCTTCAACGAGGGGACGGAGGGCGCCGACCGGGCGAGCCTCGCCCTGCCGAAGGCGCAGGACCCGGTCGTCGAGGCGGTCGCGGCGGCCAACCCCCGCACCGCCGTCGTGCTCAACACCGGCGACCCGGTGCTCATGCCGTGGCTGGCGCGGGTGCCGGCGGTGCTGCAGCTGTGGTACCCGGGGCAGGAGGGCGCGGACGCGACCGCGAAGCTGCTGCTGGGCGCGGCGGTCCCGGGCGGGAAGCTGCCGGTGACGTTCCCCGCGCGGGCCGAGGACGCGCCGACCGCCCCGCAGGAGCGCTATCCCGGCGTGAACGGCACGGCGCTCTACAGCGAGGGCGTGTTCGTCGGGTACCGGCACTACGACGCGCACGGCATCGAGCCGCTGTTCCCGTTCGGGCACGGGCTGTCGTACACCCGCTTCGGCTACTCGGGGCTGTCGGTGCGGCCCGCCGGTGACGGGCTGAGCGTCTCCTTCACCCTGGCCAACACCGGACGCCGGGAGGGCGTCGAGGTGGCGCAGGTGTACCTGACGCCGCCCGCGGGCCCGCCCGTGCCCATGCCGCCGCGGCAGCTCGCGGCCTTCGCCCGGGTCCGGCTCGCCCCCGGGGAGCGGCGGCGGGTCACGGTGACCGTGCCGGGGCGGGCGCTGCGGTACTGGGGGGACGGGCGGTGGGTGCGCGCCGCCGGGCGACGCGCGGTCGAGGTCGGGGCGTCCTCGCGGGACCTGCGGCTGCGGCAGGAGGTGACGGTGCGATGA
- a CDS encoding IclR family transcriptional regulator → MTTPGTTPGKREDSAPAKVHRGMRPAGELPGPGGRSVTSRVLSVLDAFSGERRRMSLSDISRRTAMPLTTAYRLVSELVAWGALERDRDGRYQIGLRLWEVAALAPRGPGLREAAMPFLEDLYEATHQHVQLAVLDGADVVVLERISGRGSVGVRGRVGGRLPAHATGVGLVLLAYAPPEAQERYLAGPLVALTERTVADPGRLRAVLAGVRRDGYAISDRQVQLDAVSVAAPVRDAAEGVVAALSVVVRAGDPQPGVLVPPVVAAARGVSRRLSSRA, encoded by the coding sequence ATGACGACACCAGGGACCACACCCGGCAAGCGGGAAGACAGTGCCCCGGCCAAGGTCCACCGGGGGATGCGGCCGGCCGGGGAGCTGCCCGGGCCCGGCGGGCGGAGCGTCACCAGCCGGGTCCTCAGCGTGCTGGACGCCTTCTCCGGTGAGCGGCGCCGGATGTCCCTGTCCGACATCAGCCGGCGCACCGCGATGCCCTTGACGACCGCGTACCGGCTGGTCAGCGAGCTGGTGGCGTGGGGCGCGCTGGAGCGCGACCGGGACGGCCGCTACCAGATCGGGCTGCGCCTGTGGGAGGTGGCCGCGCTCGCGCCGCGCGGTCCTGGGCTGCGCGAGGCCGCGATGCCGTTCCTGGAGGACCTGTACGAGGCCACGCACCAGCACGTCCAGCTCGCCGTGCTGGACGGCGCCGACGTCGTGGTGCTGGAGCGGATCTCCGGGCGCGGCTCGGTCGGGGTGCGGGGCCGGGTGGGCGGCCGGCTGCCCGCGCACGCCACCGGGGTCGGGCTGGTGCTGCTCGCCTACGCGCCGCCCGAGGCGCAGGAGCGGTACCTCGCGGGGCCGCTGGTGGCCCTCACCGAGCGGACCGTCGCCGACCCCGGGCGGCTGCGGGCGGTGCTGGCCGGGGTGCGGCGCGACGGCTACGCGATCAGCGACCGGCAGGTCCAGCTGGACGCGGTGTCGGTGGCGGCGCCGGTGCGGGACGCGGCCGAAGGGGTGGTGGCGGCGCTGTCGGTCGTCGTCCGCGCCGGTGACCCGCAGCCGGGCGTCCTGGTGCCGCCCGTGGTCGCCGCCGCCCGCGGCGTCTCCCGCCGCCTCTCCTCCCGCGCCTGA
- a CDS encoding aldo/keto reductase gives MDYERQPYRRCGRSGLLLPAVSLGLWHNFGEGKPVESQRAILHKALDLGITHFDIADRYGPPIGAAEAAFGRIFPRSLRDEVVVTTKGSNPMWDGPYGKGNSRKHLLATLDRSLARLGLDHVDIFYLHRDDEDTPLEEQAATLDHMVRTGRALYAGVSNFSPERTAEIARLLRGLGTPLLVHQPPYSLLQRGIEERLLGVLESEGVGCVVYSPLAQGLLTDRYLDGIPAGSRAAEGRFLTPDRVTPEVLAFVRALAGIAAGRGQTVAQLALAWALRDPRVTSVLVGASSPEQLEANVSAVDRLGFTDDELAAIDHAAKEAGIPA, from the coding sequence GTGGACTACGAACGCCAGCCGTACCGCAGGTGCGGTCGCAGCGGGCTGCTGCTGCCCGCCGTCTCGCTCGGCCTGTGGCACAACTTCGGCGAGGGCAAGCCCGTCGAGAGCCAGCGCGCGATCCTGCACAAGGCGCTGGACCTGGGCATCACCCACTTCGACATCGCCGACAGGTACGGCCCGCCGATCGGCGCCGCCGAGGCCGCGTTCGGCCGCATCTTCCCCAGGTCGCTGCGGGACGAGGTGGTCGTCACCACCAAGGGCAGCAACCCCATGTGGGACGGCCCCTACGGCAAGGGCAACTCCCGCAAGCACCTGCTGGCCACCCTCGACCGCTCGCTGGCCCGCCTCGGCCTCGACCACGTGGACATCTTCTACCTGCACCGCGACGACGAGGACACGCCGCTGGAGGAGCAGGCCGCCACGCTCGACCACATGGTGCGCACCGGCCGCGCCCTCTACGCCGGCGTGTCCAACTTCTCCCCCGAGCGCACCGCGGAGATCGCCCGGCTGCTGCGCGGCCTCGGCACCCCGCTGCTGGTGCACCAGCCGCCGTACTCGCTGCTCCAGCGCGGCATCGAGGAGCGGCTGCTCGGCGTGCTGGAGAGCGAGGGCGTGGGCTGCGTGGTGTACTCGCCGCTGGCGCAGGGGCTGCTCACCGACCGCTACCTCGACGGCATCCCGGCCGGCTCGCGCGCGGCCGAGGGGCGCTTCCTGACGCCCGACCGGGTGACGCCGGAGGTGCTGGCGTTCGTGCGGGCGCTGGCGGGAATCGCGGCCGGGCGGGGGCAGACGGTCGCGCAGCTCGCGCTGGCCTGGGCGCTGCGCGACCCGCGCGTCACCTCGGTCCTGGTCGGCGCGTCCAGCCCCGAGCAGCTGGAGGCCAACGTCTCCGCCGTGGACCGGCTCGGCTTCACCGACGACGAGCTCGCCGCCATCGACCACGCGGCGAAGGAGGCCGGCATCCCGGCCTGA
- a CDS encoding phytanoyl-CoA dioxygenase family protein: protein MTGPPSPARLYHDQGYVLVKGLLSAGEAETYRQECHAVLARLRGGDPTWGSARALAGRPTELRHCHDAQFRSAAFSRLMLDPRFTGLAAALIGSENVQLHHTKIFVKPASNGSPFPLHQDFAHFPHTRHTVAAAIFHFDDAPEEKGCVRVVPGSHKGGPLPHVEEGGWHLPPARWPLEAAVPVEAEAGDVLFLSYLTVHGSGVNRSPEPRTTLLIQFRDPEDRPADDVHRSRGQGMMLRGVDPAGPAG from the coding sequence ATGACCGGACCGCCGTCACCGGCACGGCTCTACCACGATCAAGGCTACGTCCTGGTCAAGGGCCTGCTCAGCGCCGGCGAGGCGGAGACGTACCGGCAGGAGTGCCACGCGGTGCTGGCGCGGCTGCGCGGCGGCGACCCCACCTGGGGCAGCGCCCGCGCGCTCGCCGGCCGCCCCACCGAGCTGCGGCACTGCCACGACGCGCAGTTCCGCTCGGCGGCCTTCTCCCGGCTCATGCTCGACCCGCGCTTCACCGGCCTCGCGGCGGCCCTGATCGGCTCGGAGAACGTCCAGCTCCACCACACCAAGATCTTCGTCAAGCCGGCGTCGAACGGCTCGCCGTTCCCCCTGCACCAGGACTTCGCGCACTTCCCGCACACCCGGCACACGGTCGCCGCCGCCATCTTCCACTTCGACGACGCGCCCGAGGAGAAGGGCTGCGTCCGGGTGGTGCCGGGCAGCCACAAGGGCGGCCCGCTGCCGCACGTCGAGGAGGGCGGCTGGCACCTGCCGCCCGCGCGGTGGCCGCTGGAGGCCGCCGTGCCGGTCGAGGCCGAGGCCGGCGACGTGCTGTTCCTGTCCTACCTCACCGTGCACGGCTCCGGCGTCAACCGCTCGCCGGAGCCGCGCACGACCCTGCTCATCCAGTTCCGCGACCCCGAGGACCGGCCCGCCGACGACGTGCACCGCTCGCGCGGGCAGGGCATGATGCTGCGCGGCGTCGACCCGGCCGGGCCCGCGGGGTGA
- a CDS encoding SpoIIE family protein phosphatase, producing the protein MNDGVNDRVNDRVNDGVDVGPEDAAPEEVQSGDGDRDGDREGDSDRDRDGDGDGDGGDLARLAATVERLRRELADSRRAADDRALVELAKGVLVERLRCGPAQAAEQLATLAGRSGVSQVELAADVVNQAARDRITEAAKDEPEASVPLRAAESAALGAGDTQAVARSLLEHALPPLGATAVAVWAAGPDASLSLAGYAGFGVEEARRWHHVPPGVATPAGRSLTERRTIWHAGGALPSIGRHGPSRGGRVTAPMLAGGRVLGVLELCWPYELPAGPRRIERQIEALAELCAHTLDPPAEPPGKAVAALSELVDLADALPDPALVLRPHLDGRGAPADFRVQHVNRRLEGAQALEAYPFKAGGLLLEAFPLAAGGLFGRVEQVHATGEPFRSERMPLPLSMTGVADVSITRHGASVLLVWRDHDEDARLAGLLEHAQRLGRIGGFEENAITGEITWNAQLYSLYGLSPGEPPVPLERLRDHAHPDDEVAVGRFLRTVLHHRRFAAAAFRLRRLDGMARHMRVVAEPVFGPDGRLMAVRGAYQDISSQHWTEVALAVTRDQLAHTEQQSAERNRLALQLQHAIMPPSHGTVNSAGLHIAVRYRPAQKDHLVGGDWYDVVELPSRQILLSVGDVAGHGVEAATGMVVLRNAMRGLAATGAGPAQLMSWLNLVAHHLAGRLTATAVCGLYDPVGRVLSWARAGHLPPILLRGTDGSELPMIKGPLLGAFTDAVYEEGRLDLRAEDTLLLYTDGLIERRDHNLRHAQDRLLAIAARGAATLDHRLDDLLIHCNSDTDDDTCLIGVQLH; encoded by the coding sequence GTGAACGACGGCGTGAACGACCGCGTGAACGACCGCGTGAACGACGGCGTGGACGTGGGCCCGGAGGACGCGGCGCCCGAGGAGGTCCAGTCCGGGGACGGCGACCGTGACGGCGACCGTGAGGGCGACAGCGACCGCGACCGCGACGGCGACGGCGACGGCGACGGCGGCGACCTGGCCCGGCTGGCCGCCACGGTGGAGCGGCTGCGGCGCGAGCTGGCCGACTCCCGCCGCGCCGCCGACGACCGCGCCCTGGTCGAGCTGGCCAAGGGCGTGCTGGTCGAGCGGCTGCGCTGCGGCCCCGCGCAGGCGGCCGAGCAGCTGGCCACGCTGGCGGGCAGGAGCGGCGTGTCACAGGTCGAGCTGGCCGCCGACGTGGTCAACCAGGCGGCCCGCGACCGCATCACCGAGGCCGCCAAGGACGAGCCCGAGGCGTCGGTGCCGCTGCGCGCCGCCGAGAGCGCCGCGCTCGGCGCGGGCGACACCCAGGCCGTGGCCCGCTCCCTGCTGGAGCACGCGCTGCCGCCGCTCGGCGCGACGGCGGTCGCGGTGTGGGCGGCCGGGCCGGACGCCTCGCTGTCGCTGGCCGGGTACGCGGGCTTCGGCGTGGAGGAGGCCCGGCGCTGGCACCACGTGCCGCCCGGCGTCGCGACCCCGGCCGGGCGGTCGCTGACCGAGCGGCGCACGATCTGGCACGCCGGCGGCGCGCTGCCGTCGATCGGCCGGCACGGCCCGTCGCGCGGCGGCCGGGTGACCGCGCCGATGCTCGCGGGCGGGCGGGTGCTGGGCGTGCTGGAGCTGTGCTGGCCGTACGAGCTGCCGGCCGGGCCGCGCCGCATCGAGCGGCAGATCGAGGCGCTGGCCGAGCTGTGCGCGCACACCCTGGACCCGCCGGCCGAGCCGCCGGGCAAGGCCGTCGCGGCGCTGTCGGAGCTGGTGGACCTGGCCGACGCGCTGCCGGACCCGGCGCTGGTGCTGCGGCCCCACCTGGACGGCCGGGGCGCGCCGGCCGACTTCCGGGTGCAGCACGTCAACCGGCGGCTGGAGGGGGCGCAGGCGCTGGAGGCGTACCCGTTCAAGGCCGGGGGGCTGCTGCTGGAGGCGTTCCCGCTGGCGGCGGGCGGGCTGTTCGGGCGGGTCGAGCAGGTGCACGCGACCGGCGAGCCGTTCCGGTCCGAGCGCATGCCGCTGCCGCTCAGCATGACGGGCGTCGCCGACGTCAGCATCACCCGGCACGGCGCGAGCGTGCTGCTGGTGTGGCGCGACCACGACGAGGACGCCCGCCTGGCCGGGCTGCTGGAGCACGCGCAGCGGCTCGGCCGCATCGGCGGGTTCGAGGAGAACGCGATCACCGGCGAGATCACCTGGAACGCGCAGCTCTACTCGTTGTACGGCCTGTCGCCGGGCGAGCCGCCGGTGCCGCTGGAGCGGCTGCGCGACCACGCCCATCCCGACGACGAGGTGGCCGTCGGCCGTTTCCTGCGGACCGTGCTGCACCACCGGCGCTTCGCCGCCGCCGCGTTCCGGCTGCGGCGGCTGGACGGCATGGCCCGGCACATGCGGGTGGTCGCCGAGCCGGTGTTCGGGCCGGACGGGCGGCTCATGGCGGTGCGGGGCGCGTACCAGGACATCTCCTCCCAGCACTGGACGGAGGTGGCGCTGGCCGTCACCCGGGACCAGCTCGCGCACACCGAGCAGCAGTCGGCCGAGCGCAACCGGCTGGCGCTGCAGCTCCAGCACGCGATCATGCCGCCGTCGCACGGCACGGTGAACTCGGCGGGGCTGCACATCGCGGTGCGCTACCGGCCCGCGCAGAAGGACCACCTGGTGGGCGGCGACTGGTACGACGTGGTCGAGCTGCCGTCCCGGCAGATCCTGCTGTCGGTGGGCGACGTGGCCGGGCACGGGGTCGAGGCCGCCACCGGCATGGTGGTGCTGCGCAACGCCATGCGCGGGCTGGCCGCCACCGGCGCCGGGCCCGCCCAGCTCATGTCGTGGCTCAACCTCGTCGCCCACCACCTCGCCGGCCGGCTGACCGCCACGGCGGTGTGCGGCCTGTACGACCCGGTGGGCCGGGTCCTGTCCTGGGCCAGGGCCGGGCACCTGCCGCCGATCCTGCTGCGGGGCACGGACGGCTCCGAGCTGCCGATGATCAAGGGCCCGCTGCTGGGGGCGTTCACCGACGCCGTCTACGAGGAGGGACGCCTGGACCTGCGCGCCGAGGACACCCTGCTGCTCTACACCGACGGGCTCATCGAGCGGCGCGACCACAACCTCCGCCACGCCCAGGACCGCCTGCTCGCCATCGCCGCCCGCGGCGCCGCCACCCTGGACCACCGCCTGGACGACCTGCTCATCCACTGCAACTCCGACACCGACGACGACACCTGCCTCATCGGCGTGCAGCTCCACTGA